From Lewinellaceae bacterium:
AACTGAAAGACTTCAAGTACCGGATAGAACACATGGCCCTTCAAAGCATTCAGGAGGAAGTGGTATACAAAACACTGGAATATTTCGAAGCAAGAAAAGAATTAAAAGCTGACAACAAAGCCACTCTTGCCGAGGCCATTGTCAGAAAGTTGGCACAGATGGGAAAAAATGCAGAGTTGGCCTATCTGCAAATCCTGCTCGACCGGTTCTACAAAAAAGAGGCAAATCACACACCCGAAGGCCATCCCGTATACCTAAATCTGGATGCCCTGGCCGGCCTAGGAAATATTGAAGACGCCATCAAAGCCTTTTTGGAAGAGCAACTGGACGCTCTTCCTGAAGTGATCGAAGGCGCCGACCGGGATATGGCGCTCAGAATCTTAAGCCGTTTTACGACCAGCCAAAGAACGAAAAAAGCCCTGGAAGATAGCGAATTTGAAAAAATACGCCGGGAACTCGACCTCAGTGCCCAGGAGTTGGATTCCTACCTGGGGTTTTTTGAATCCAGGAGGATCATCCGGCCGGTTTAGCCCTGATTCCTGTCTCTAAAACCCAAAAAAATGAGAAAACTGGAATTGTCTCACGACGTCATCGCCAAAAAAGTATGGGAACTCCTCCCTCCGGATGAAGTAGAGCGCCGGAAAGTCCTGGAATCCATTCAGCAAAGAAGCCAGGAGTATCAGGAGGGCCGGGCCAGCCTGGCCGGAAGGAATGAGTTGGGCCGCTGGCAGGCATACCTTTCAGTGCTCCCTCTTTCCAGGGAGGAGAGAGCATATGTGGAAGCCAGCCAGAAAGCTTACAAAGACAAGCAGCCTCCCCTGAAAAAATGGTACTTCTTATCTATATTGGGGTTGATCATTGCCACTGGCCTGGCTGTAGGATTTATTATTGCTAATATTCGACTACGGACGGAGAAAGGAGAAAATCAGAATCAACAGGCCCGGATCGATTACCAGAGAAAAATTGACAAAGCGCTCGCCAAAGCGCTGGCGCTAAAGGACGAAGACCGAAACCTCTCCTACCGTTTATTATCGGCCATTATACAGGACGCAACGGCTTGGAGTGAAAACAAAAACGAACCCATCAACCTGGGAACGGCTATAGACTCCAAAGAAAAGCTGCTGAACGAATCCAGTTACGCTCCCTTTTACCGGGCCAAAGCCAGGGTTTCCAACCAGCAGGTTCAAAAAATCATTGCCTTGCCGGCAGACACCGGCAGCTTCTATATCCTTTCCTATTCGGACAGCACCCACCACCTGAGCCTTTTTTCCGGCCGGAGCATTATACCGGTAGATTCATTCCGGTATGATGCCACGATCCGGGACATTGGGTTGGCGCCCGGCCAGGATGCTGCATTCAGAGTGTTATGCAGTAATGGGCAGCTCCATTACTGGAGGGCCGATGAGGCTGGCAAGGCCATCAAAAAAAGCCGGACGGACACCCTGGATGAAGGCTATTGCCAGTTGAGCGTTCTCGATTATGCCGGCCTATTTCCCGAAAACATTAAGCTTGCCAGCATTTACCGGGCCGATGTCTGGCCGGAGGGCCAACAAACAGCATTCAGAGAAGTCGGCAACCTGAAAGAACTGGCTTTATTCCGGCAGGACACCAGGGCTTATTATTATTCCAATCAACCGGAGTACCTTTCTTCCTTCCTGTTTGTGCCCGGTTCCAGAGGGCACATCCTGGCCAGCAGAGGATCGGAAGTTTCGCTGTATTCCGCTTCTGAAAGCGCCCTTGCCGAAGGCAGCAAAGATTCTACGCGCCTGGAATTGCTTCCCATTTTTACCACCTACAGCCGCTACAACATCAACCAAATGGCCTTCTCCCAGGATGGGCAGTACTTGCTGGTGGGCAGCCATGACGGCCAGGTGGAGCTGTTCAACTGGTTGAAACGCCAAAGGCGGCTGAAAAAAGTGAATAGCTTTTTCGGAGGGCAGCAATCCATTACTGCACTGGCATTTGCTCCCGGCGGCAAGAACTTCCTTACCGGCGGCGCCGATGGCAGCATAAAGATATGGGACATCGAGGGTGTATCCGGAACCATCAACCCCATTAAGATCGAGGAAGAATACGCCGGACACAGGATCGCCCTCGCCGCAGGCAATGATTTTTTCGCCTATTCCACGGGAAGCGCCAAACCATGGGAGATTCCACCCCGCATTCTTATCCGAAAATTGAACAGCGCAGCAAAGGCCGAACCGCTGAAAGGGCACGCCATATTCAACGACAACATCATCGACATCAAAATTTTTCCGGATGGCAAAACCATCCTCTCGGTTACCCAAAACGGGCTGGGCCAGATTTTCGACGCCCAAACCGGCCTGATCTGGCCTGATCAACAAACCAATGCGTATACCCTGCCCAATACCATCGGTTCAGCCTATTGCGTAGCCGTTAGCGACAACTATTTTGTTTTTGGAGGTAGGGGCAACGGCAATAAAGGGCACAACATAGCCCTGTATAGTTACCGCCCTCCCGGCGCCGGCGCCATCCAATTGGAGCAATCCTGGCCAACACCATCCAGGGTTCAGTCTATCGCCATAAATCCGGATGGCTCTGTTATCGCCGGTTTGAAAAATGGCCAAATTTGCGTTTTCGACAAAAACGGCAAAAAAATCCAGCAGTTGCCCGGCCACAAGGAATCCGTGGAAACCCTGTGCCTGTCGCCCAACCGGCAATTCCTGGCCTCCGGGGGGCTCGACTGCAAGGTTATGGTCTGGGAAAAAGAGGATAGCCCGGATGGTCCGAAGTACAAACCCTTCTCTTCGATTCCTACTTATGCTGCCATCAATGTTGTCAAGTTCTCCGCCAACGGAGCATTGCTGATGACCGGAGGCGCGAGCGATATGCTCAGGGTTTTCAAACTGGATGAGCAAAGCCGGCAACCGCTGGAAATACGCAAGATCACCGCTCATGAGGGCGACATCCTCGATGGTACTTTTTTTATAAACCCCAACGATGGCAAAGAGTGGATCATGACCAGCAGCACAGACGGCGCCATAAAATTCTGGGACTTCCAAAATTTTGAAAAAAACATACAGGCCAATATCGCCCCTCTCGCCGATGAGGTGAATGCGTTTATGGCAGAGATGGAGTTGCGCCCGGCGCCTGAGCGATAACTTTATTTTTGCCATCCAGGCGCACCTCTACCGCCGCCCGTTGCAGCAACACTACATCCTCTGTATCCCCAAGGATCTGGTCGACCAGGCCGAAGGCCTGGGCTTCTATCGCATTCATGAACTTATCTCTGCGAAACTCCTCTTCGATCTCCTGCCAGCTGTGCCCGCTGTTGTTGCCGACAATATGGAAGAGCTGCTTTTCCATGCGTTCCTGCTCGTGGTAAGCAATGCGCACGTCTTCAGTGTACCCCTGGGCGCCGCCCCCCGCCGGGTGCATGTGAATAGTAGCATGAGGCAGCGCATAACGATGGCCCTTTTCGCCAGAAGACAGCAAAACGGTGCCCATACTGGCCGTTACGCCCACCGCAGTGGTGTATACCGGCGCCTTCACCATTTTCATGGCGTCATAAATGGCCATGCCGGCGTAAACGCCCCCCCCGGGGCTGTTGATGTACATATTGATGGGCAGTTTGCTGCTCTGGCTGTCCAGGTAGAGCAATTGGGCCACGATGAGGTTGGCCACCTGGTCGTTCACGCCCGTGCCCAGGAAAACGATGCGCTCTTTAAGCAGCAGGCTGTAAATGTCGTAGGCCCGCTCTGCCCGGTCGCTCGCGTCGATGACCATGGGCACGACGGAAGCCCTGCTATTAATGGTTGTCATAGCTTAGAAGTTTAATATTTTGGAAAATGGATGGTGTTGAAAATGGGGATAAGTAGTCGGACAGATTTAATGTATATATAACTTAGGGCTTAAGTCCGAGCGCAGGCTAACTGTCTAACATTGGCCACACGGGTCGTTGTCCGTTGCCTGTTGTTCGTTGACCGTTGTTGCAACTTGCTGGCTGCCAAACGCATGGCTGCCCAACGCAACCGACAGCCGACAGCCGACAGCCGACAACCGACAACTGGCCAACCTTAGAAGGGTAGCCCGAGCGCAATAGAAAATTGCACCCCGACAACGCTACCTCGGGCACCAATTTTCCATTGGCGTCAGAGTTGTTTAAATGTAATTTAATTGTGTCCGGCTACTTATTAGGAAAAAGCTCTCGTATCCGCCGGGCTAAAGAATCATCCGGCCGCTCCGCAATCAAACGGCGGTGCACGTTCTTGATCTCCCGCCGGACTTTCCGCCGCCCGTACCAGCGGATCGCCTCGTAGGCAGTTTGCTGATGTTCAACCCGCTCCCTCAATTCCGAATCCTGCTCAAGCTGCCGGTTGAAGCCCTTCTGCTCGTCCGCCGTAAGCCGGCTGAACAGGTACCGCTCGACGCGCCGGATGTCATTCCACCACTTCCTCATGACGCATGGTTTTTGTTTTCACCTGCTGCCTGACTTTCTCCAGGCACTTGTGCTTCTGCACAGTGGCCGAGCGCGTATTGGCGAAACCGAATTCCTCGGCGATCTCCGGAAGGGGCATGGCCTGATAATAAAAAGCCTGCAGGATTTCCATGCACTTGCGGCCAGCCGCCGCCAGGAAGCGAAAAAGGCGGAGCTGGTTTTTTTCGGGTTGCCGGTTGAAATCTTCCGGAATATCGATTTCCTGTTCCAGCTCGCTGAAGGCGAGCAGGTGCCCGTTCTGCCGCCGCTGCCGCATCCACAAGTGCTTGGCGATGCCTACTGTATAAGCCGAAGTGGAAGACTGAATCTCCAGGCGGCCTTCCACCGCTTTTTCGTAAAGGACGACCAGGGCGTCCTGAAAAATGTCTTTGGCATCGTCATAATTGCCGCCCAGCGCTTTTACCAGCCGGGCTACCCGGGGAAAGCAGGACTCATAGAGTTGCTCGAAGGCGGCCTCCCGGTGGTGTCGAAGCTGTTTGCCGATATCCATAGCCTTTGCTGTCATGCCGGTTGATTGAGTGATCAAAATGTTGTTTCGTTTTGCCCTTTAATAGTAAAGTGCATGAACGAGCTAAAGTATCACCCGGGAAGGGAAGTTTTTTTTTAAACTTTTGCCATCCTGCTCAAAGCGCCGCCCCAATCGCCTCCGCCGCCAGCCTTCCGCTGCGCATGGCGCCGTTGATAGAGCCGTTCAGCAGGTGATCGCCGCACTGGAAGAGGTGTTCGCTGAGGCGCAGCTCCTCCGGGCTGATATTGTGGCGGACGTGCTGCTGGGCGGGCAGGGCGTATTCGATAACCCGCTCATCCAGAAACTGCCAGGAGGCCCCTGCATCCGCGAACCATCGCTTCAGCTCCGCCTTTGCCTGTGCCGCCAGCGCGTCCCCTTTCAGCTCCGTTTTGCCCACAATGGATACCGAGATTAGATG
This genomic window contains:
- a CDS encoding ATP-dependent Clp protease proteolytic subunit, producing the protein MTTINSRASVVPMVIDASDRAERAYDIYSLLLKERIVFLGTGVNDQVANLIVAQLLYLDSQSSKLPINMYINSPGGGVYAGMAIYDAMKMVKAPVYTTAVGVTASMGTVLLSSGEKGHRYALPHATIHMHPAGGGAQGYTEDVRIAYHEQERMEKQLFHIVGNNSGHSWQEIEEEFRRDKFMNAIEAQAFGLVDQILGDTEDVVLLQRAAVEVRLDGKNKVIAQAPGATPSLP
- a CDS encoding sigma-70 family RNA polymerase sigma factor, which produces MITQSTGMTAKAMDIGKQLRHHREAAFEQLYESCFPRVARLVKALGGNYDDAKDIFQDALVVLYEKAVEGRLEIQSSTSAYTVGIAKHLWMRQRRQNGHLLAFSELEQEIDIPEDFNRQPEKNQLRLFRFLAAAGRKCMEILQAFYYQAMPLPEIAEEFGFANTRSATVQKHKCLEKVRQQVKTKTMRHEEVVE